The Metabacillus litoralis genome contains a region encoding:
- a CDS encoding STAS domain-containing protein, whose protein sequence is MKEELKYIGQKIVENDLELAKKVVFQKDTVLMKQIELSKMPIAERIKYRATLIRYFGEALYGNLDEIREKVICWGREAAQIAIRDNISLSSTLRGIYLYRTVIWDAFTKELNKREFAPITMLDVSKIIDPLLDLVCGIIGEEFEKHNQKLMDVAYTALEELSVPVVPIVKGIVVLPIVGAVDTHRAKLIMDISLHESVRLGVFNLILDVSGVPIIDTMVANQLFQVVKALQLTGVEVIITGIRPEIAQTVVKLGIHFGDIKTKATMMQALHELGIKKS, encoded by the coding sequence ATGAAGGAAGAATTAAAGTACATAGGGCAAAAAATTGTTGAGAATGACTTAGAACTTGCAAAAAAAGTAGTTTTTCAAAAAGATACCGTTCTTATGAAGCAGATTGAATTATCGAAGATGCCAATAGCAGAACGTATCAAGTATAGAGCCACTCTCATTCGTTATTTTGGTGAGGCTCTTTATGGTAACCTTGATGAGATAAGAGAAAAGGTGATCTGTTGGGGAAGAGAGGCTGCACAAATTGCGATAAGGGATAATATTTCTTTAAGCAGCACATTAAGAGGGATCTATTTATATCGAACTGTTATCTGGGATGCTTTTACTAAAGAGTTAAATAAAAGGGAATTCGCTCCTATTACGATGCTTGATGTTTCTAAAATTATTGATCCGTTATTAGATTTAGTCTGCGGAATTATTGGTGAGGAATTTGAAAAGCATAATCAGAAATTAATGGATGTAGCTTATACAGCACTTGAGGAACTCTCTGTACCTGTAGTTCCTATTGTAAAAGGTATTGTAGTGCTTCCTATAGTTGGGGCAGTAGATACACATCGTGCAAAATTAATTATGGATATCTCATTACATGAATCTGTTAGATTAGGTGTATTCAATCTCATTTTAGATGTGTCTGGTGTTCCAATTATTGATACAATGGTGGCCAATCAATTATTTCAAGTTGTAAAAGCATTACAATTAACAGGTGTAGAAGTGATCATAACAGGAATTCGCCCGGAAATTGCTCAAACTGTTGTAAAGCTAGGAATTCATTTTGGAGATATTAAGACAAAGGCTACAATGATGCAGGCCTTACATGAACTTGGCATTAAAAAATCCTGA